A genomic stretch from Sphaerodactylus townsendi isolate TG3544 linkage group LG15, MPM_Stown_v2.3, whole genome shotgun sequence includes:
- the LOC125444855 gene encoding disintegrin and metalloproteinase domain-containing protein 11-like yields MTYFECPPNLHKQDGYFCDNEQGRCYGGRCKTRDHQCNALWGHGSAERFCYEKLNVEGTERGNCGREGNRWVPCIKQDVLCGYLLCANVTGSPRVGELLGEITTMTFYHQKRYIDCRGGHVQLVDGTDLSYVEDGTPCGPNMLCLDHKCLHVSAFNFSTCPGSWGGQTCSDHGVCSNEGQCICYPYWTGKDCSVHDPTPEPKTTGETEKYKGPSGTNIIIGSIAGAILVAAIVLGGTGWGFK; encoded by the exons ATGACATATTTCGAG tgTCCACCTAATCTGCATAAGCAGGACGGTTATTTTTGTGACAATGAGCAG GGACGGTGTTACGGCGGGCGCTGTaagaccagggaccaccagtgcAATGCATTGTGGGGACATG GGTCAGCCGAACGGTTTTGCTATGAAAAGCTGAATGTGGAAGGCACAGAGAGAGGTAACTGTGGGCGTGAGGGAAACCGCTGGGTGCCGTGCATCAAACA ggACGTCTTGTGTGGATATCTACTCTGTGCCAACGTCACAGGATCTCCACGGGTTGGTGAACTTCTTGGTGAAATCACCACCATGACTTTCTACCATCAGAAACGGTATATTGACTGCAG AGGCGGCCACGTGCAACTAGTGGATGGCACTGACCTCAGCTACGTGGAAGACGGAACGCCCTGTGGGCCCAACATGCTGTGTCTTGATCACAAATGCCTTCACGTGTCTGCCTTTAACTTCAGCACCTGCCCGGGTAGCTGGGGTGGCCAGACCTGCTCAGACCACGGG GTCTGCAGCAACGAGGGCCAATGCATCTGCTATCCCTACTGGACGGGCAAAGATTGCAGTGTTCACGACCCCACTCCAGAGCCGAAGACCACGGGGGAGACCGAGAAGTACAAGG GCCCCAGCGGAACCAACATAATTATCGGCTCCATTGCGGGAGCCATCCTGGTTGCTGCTATTGTCCTCGGTGGCACCGGATGGGGATTTAAGTAA